One window of Chamaesiphon minutus PCC 6605 genomic DNA carries:
- the secG gene encoding preprotein translocase subunit SecG, with amino-acid sequence MNTVTILEIIWSISAFGLTAMVLLHSPKGDGIGGIGGQAQLFSSTKSAESNLNRITWGLFMVFITLTIILSAGWLSSAPVTPVAAPPVTVPPVGN; translated from the coding sequence ATGAATACCGTTACTATTCTTGAGATTATTTGGAGCATATCTGCATTTGGTTTAACTGCAATGGTGTTGCTCCATAGCCCCAAAGGTGATGGGATTGGGGGCATTGGCGGTCAAGCGCAATTATTTAGCAGTACCAAAAGTGCAGAAAGCAATCTCAATCGGATTACTTGGGGTTTATTTATGGTATTTATCACCCTGACAATTATCTTGAGTGCTGGCTGGCTATCGTCCGCTCCCGTAACGCCAGTGGCAGCTCCACCAGTGACAGTTCCTCCGGTTGGGAACTAA
- a CDS encoding 2TM domain-containing protein: MNSSLQSSTQSFDRETVRQIVNIALVQQSDIASDLSDAQLLEIAQELNISPDSIELAKNQWLERQKLAKKHQQFELYRRSKLQERMGKYAIVNACLISVNVLTGFGVPWSLYVLISWGIIRGVGAWRVLLQHQGYAYDCAFQKWERRQKMQTTFEN, from the coding sequence ATGAACTCTTCACTACAATCTTCAACCCAATCTTTCGATCGAGAAACTGTCCGCCAAATTGTTAACATCGCATTAGTACAACAATCTGACATCGCGAGTGATTTGTCTGATGCTCAATTATTAGAAATTGCCCAAGAACTGAATATTTCTCCCGACTCAATCGAGCTAGCCAAAAATCAGTGGTTAGAACGGCAAAAATTAGCAAAAAAACATCAGCAGTTTGAGCTTTATCGTCGATCGAAACTGCAAGAGCGAATGGGCAAATACGCAATCGTTAATGCCTGTTTGATTTCAGTAAACGTCCTAACTGGATTTGGAGTTCCTTGGTCTTTATACGTCCTCATTTCCTGGGGAATAATACGTGGTGTGGGTGCATGGCGAGTTTTGTTGCAACACCAAGGGTATGCATATGACTGCGCTTTTCAGAAATGGGAACGTCGCCAAAAGATGCAAACAACTTTTGAAAATTAA
- a CDS encoding LuxR C-terminal-related transcriptional regulator: MTSSLQPIFTEIDRLKDERELRSQIVPKVSEHFDTTRAGIFFFDKLSTLDPNLQKILKVALSIESNPVARYLIEHHAPVHEGLVTSPKTWKMICPRPDHWHVMVGPIVSCGKLVGAVGCTRDRSMPAFDTQNLTDLSGICLHLSIWATTARTTAPVFQIDKLTPRELQIVELVALGRTNAEIGQELWITENSVKQALKRMFRKLEVSSRAEMVAQLVNRSLIVTALP; encoded by the coding sequence ATGACCAGTTCATTACAGCCTATATTTACAGAGATCGATCGGCTAAAAGACGAACGAGAGCTGCGTTCGCAGATTGTGCCAAAAGTGAGCGAGCATTTTGACACGACCCGAGCGGGCATTTTTTTCTTCGATAAACTTTCTACGCTCGATCCCAATCTTCAGAAGATCTTAAAAGTTGCCCTATCAATCGAGTCTAATCCAGTGGCGCGTTATTTGATAGAGCATCACGCACCAGTTCACGAAGGATTGGTAACATCACCCAAGACATGGAAAATGATTTGTCCCCGTCCCGACCATTGGCATGTAATGGTAGGGCCGATCGTCAGTTGCGGTAAATTAGTAGGCGCGGTGGGTTGCACGCGCGATCGATCGATGCCAGCTTTCGACACCCAAAATTTAACCGATCTCAGCGGGATCTGTTTGCACTTATCGATTTGGGCGACAACAGCCAGAACCACAGCCCCAGTTTTTCAGATCGATAAATTAACGCCGCGCGAATTGCAAATTGTCGAATTGGTAGCTTTGGGGCGCACGAATGCCGAAATCGGTCAGGAATTGTGGATTACCGAAAATTCGGTCAAGCAGGCTTTAAAGCGGATGTTTCGCAAGTTAGAAGTTTCATCTCGCGCGGAAATGGTGGCACAATTGGTTAATCGATCGTTGATAGTTACTGCTCTGCCTTAG
- a CDS encoding sulfurtransferase: protein MSQYAHPEVLVDTQWLLDRLNDPTVRVIELNMSPGSLKDAHIPGAVFWNIFTDLLAPDLSMNLDPIAISQLLSRSGITPNTTVIAYGSYPDTGALIFWFLKTIGHDRVYVLNGGYQKWLAEGRPVVSEFASCSPTQYSAKSLDPNLRVLQAEVQTSLDRSDRVLLDVRTPPEYRGEIFMMKPPESSERAGHIPSAVNIEHVCALNEDGTFKSAEALQALYSSHGVTADKEVFPYCAIGGRSACTWFVLTYLLGYPHVRNYDGSWNEWSRQTELPIATGDN from the coding sequence ATGTCTCAATACGCTCATCCCGAAGTTTTGGTCGATACTCAATGGCTGCTCGATCGTCTCAACGATCCGACTGTGCGTGTAATCGAACTCAATATGAGTCCAGGATCGTTGAAAGACGCACATATTCCTGGTGCGGTGTTTTGGAATATCTTTACAGATTTGCTCGCTCCCGATCTCAGTATGAATCTAGATCCAATCGCAATCTCCCAACTGCTATCTCGCTCTGGTATTACCCCCAACACCACAGTAATTGCTTATGGTAGTTATCCCGATACTGGAGCCTTAATTTTCTGGTTTTTAAAAACCATCGGACACGATCGAGTATATGTCCTCAACGGCGGATATCAAAAATGGCTAGCCGAAGGTCGTCCGGTAGTCTCGGAGTTTGCTAGCTGCTCACCCACTCAGTACTCAGCTAAATCTCTCGATCCTAATTTGCGAGTATTACAAGCCGAAGTGCAAACATCGCTCGATCGATCGGATCGCGTGTTGCTCGATGTCCGTACCCCTCCCGAATACCGAGGAGAAATATTCATGATGAAGCCACCAGAAAGCTCAGAACGCGCGGGACATATTCCCAGCGCAGTCAATATCGAACATGTCTGCGCACTAAATGAAGATGGTACGTTTAAGTCTGCGGAGGCTTTACAGGCTCTTTATAGCAGTCATGGTGTTACCGCCGATAAAGAAGTATTTCCTTACTGTGCCATTGGCGGACGCTCGGCGTGTACTTGGTTTGTGTTGACATATTTATTGGGTTATCCCCATGTCCGTAACTACGATGGTTCTTGGAATGAATGGAGTCGTCAAACCGAGCTACCAATTGCCACTGGAGACAATTAG
- a CDS encoding protochlorophyllide reductase yields the protein MTQQTVIITGASSGVGLYAAKALADRGWHVVMACRDLNKAEQAAQSLGMSLDSYSIIHIDLGSLESVKKFVREFRATGKSLDALVCNAAVYLPLLKEPMRSPEGYELSVATNHFGHFLLCKLLLDDLKASPAPDKRLIILGTVTANSKELGGKIPIPAPADLGDLQGLAAGFKAPIAMIDGKPFKAGKAYKDSKLCNMMTSRELHRRYHDSTGIVFNTLYPGCVADTPLFRNSYPLFQKIFPWFQKNITKGYVSQELAGERVAQVVVDPEFKQSGVHWSWGNRQQAGRKGFVQELSDKASDDKAVQMWELTEKLVG from the coding sequence ATGACTCAACAAACAGTAATAATTACCGGAGCCTCGTCTGGTGTCGGATTGTATGCAGCTAAAGCTCTGGCGGACAGGGGTTGGCATGTAGTGATGGCTTGTCGCGATCTCAACAAGGCAGAACAGGCGGCGCAGTCACTAGGCATGTCCCTAGATAGCTATAGCATCATCCACATCGATCTTGGCTCGCTAGAGAGCGTCAAGAAATTTGTACGGGAGTTCCGCGCGACTGGTAAATCTTTAGATGCTTTGGTGTGTAATGCGGCGGTATATTTACCATTGCTCAAAGAGCCGATGCGATCGCCAGAAGGCTATGAATTGAGCGTGGCTACCAATCATTTCGGGCACTTTCTGCTGTGCAAGCTGCTTCTAGATGACTTAAAAGCTTCCCCTGCACCAGATAAACGTTTAATTATTTTAGGTACGGTTACTGCCAATTCTAAGGAGCTAGGCGGCAAGATCCCGATTCCCGCACCCGCAGATTTAGGCGATTTACAAGGCTTGGCGGCAGGATTCAAAGCACCGATTGCGATGATTGATGGTAAGCCATTTAAGGCGGGTAAGGCTTATAAAGATAGTAAGCTGTGCAATATGATGACCAGTCGCGAGTTACACCGTCGCTATCACGATAGTACTGGAATTGTTTTTAATACGCTGTATCCAGGTTGCGTCGCCGATACGCCGCTATTTCGCAATAGTTATCCCCTATTTCAGAAGATCTTCCCCTGGTTCCAAAAAAATATCACCAAGGGTTATGTGTCTCAAGAGCTAGCTGGAGAAAGAGTCGCCCAAGTAGTCGTCGATCCAGAATTCAAGCAATCTGGGGTGCATTGGAGTTGGGGCAATCGTCAACAAGCTGGACGCAAGGGCTTCGTACAGGAATTGTCAGACAAAGCCAGCGACGACAAGGCAGTCCAGATGTGGGAGTTGACTGAGAAATTAGTTGGTTAG
- a CDS encoding PIN domain-containing protein: MQLFIDTNILLSFYALNQEDLAELSKLTDAIDKQQITLLFTDQIIDEFNRNREQRIDGAIKSFRNQTFNPQFPQLCEDYPEIELLRESLKQYERSHAALVARIAIDIKAKTLKADRIVQSLFRLGKQLTPNSTVLDRARFRMGIGNPPGKNNSLGDAINWECLLDETPAGEDLYFITGDKDYCSALSDDEFSDFLLTEWERKKQTKIHFYKRLSSFCKEQFPEIALASARDKEFLIRDLVNSHSIAATQAAIAKLSYYSEFTAAQVNTIVAAAISNRQVVWSIEDELVKNFLSSVVANNKQYLDPASLTAIESLLGQN; the protein is encoded by the coding sequence ATGCAGCTTTTCATCGATACTAATATTCTGCTATCTTTCTATGCACTCAATCAAGAAGATCTAGCCGAACTAAGTAAACTGACTGACGCGATCGACAAGCAACAAATTACGCTATTATTCACCGATCAAATTATCGATGAATTTAATCGCAACCGCGAACAAAGAATCGATGGTGCGATTAAATCATTCCGCAATCAAACATTCAATCCTCAATTTCCCCAACTCTGTGAAGACTATCCAGAAATCGAACTCTTAAGAGAATCGCTCAAGCAATACGAACGCTCTCATGCAGCATTAGTTGCGAGAATTGCGATCGACATTAAAGCTAAAACTCTCAAAGCCGATCGAATCGTCCAATCTTTATTTAGATTGGGTAAGCAACTGACACCAAATAGTACCGTACTCGATCGAGCGCGGTTTAGAATGGGCATTGGCAATCCACCGGGTAAGAATAACTCCTTGGGCGATGCAATTAACTGGGAATGTCTGCTCGATGAAACGCCAGCAGGTGAAGACCTCTATTTTATTACTGGCGATAAAGATTATTGTTCGGCACTCAGTGATGATGAATTTAGCGATTTTTTACTGACTGAATGGGAGCGTAAAAAGCAAACTAAAATTCATTTTTACAAGAGATTGTCGAGTTTCTGTAAAGAACAATTTCCAGAAATTGCGCTGGCTAGTGCGCGAGATAAAGAATTTCTCATTAGAGATTTAGTAAATAGTCACTCGATTGCAGCCACTCAAGCAGCGATCGCTAAATTAAGTTATTATTCAGAATTTACCGCCGCACAGGTCAACACGATCGTTGCCGCTGCAATATCCAATCGTCAGGTAGTTTGGTCGATCGAAGACGAGCTAGTCAAAAACTTTTTATCATCGGTAGTTGCCAATAATAAACAGTATTTAGATCCAGCAAGTTTAACGGCGATCGAAAGCTTATTAGGCCAAAACTAA
- the ylqF gene encoding ribosome biogenesis GTPase YlqF: MPIPAIQWYPGHIAKAERQLQEQVKKVDVVLEVRDARIPFATYHPLLATWIGNKHKLLIVNRVDAIPPTVRELWAEWFVSQGEQPFFANAQQGTGVAAISKAAQSVGVAINQKRKERGMLPRPVRAVVIGFPNVGKSALINRLLNKRVVESARRAGVTKSLRWVRISDRLELLDAPGIIPGRLDDQAAAVKLAICDDIGEAGYDRQRISAALIELCQELGYVAGFEDRYGSIPTTLSGEEYLHQLANEKYRGDLERTSHLILNDFRTGVLGSIPLELPPKSNS, encoded by the coding sequence ATGCCCATACCTGCGATTCAATGGTATCCCGGACATATTGCCAAAGCCGAACGCCAACTACAAGAACAAGTCAAAAAAGTTGATGTCGTGCTAGAAGTACGGGATGCGCGAATTCCTTTTGCCACATATCATCCACTGCTGGCAACTTGGATTGGCAATAAACATAAATTACTCATCGTCAATCGGGTCGATGCCATCCCGCCTACAGTCAGAGAATTGTGGGCAGAATGGTTTGTATCTCAAGGCGAACAGCCATTTTTTGCCAACGCACAACAGGGTACGGGGGTTGCAGCTATTTCCAAAGCAGCTCAATCTGTCGGCGTCGCCATTAATCAAAAACGCAAAGAGCGCGGTATGTTACCGCGTCCGGTACGTGCCGTCGTAATTGGCTTCCCCAATGTCGGCAAATCAGCTCTGATCAATCGCTTGCTTAATAAGCGGGTGGTCGAAAGTGCCAGACGCGCGGGGGTGACTAAATCGCTGCGGTGGGTAAGAATTTCCGATCGATTAGAATTATTAGATGCTCCTGGCATCATTCCCGGACGCCTTGACGACCAAGCAGCAGCCGTAAAACTAGCGATTTGTGACGATATCGGCGAAGCTGGATACGATCGCCAGCGAATCTCTGCCGCACTGATCGAGTTGTGTCAGGAGTTGGGCTACGTCGCTGGATTTGAAGATAGATATGGTTCGATTCCCACCACTTTAAGCGGGGAAGAATACCTGCATCAGCTAGCTAATGAAAAGTATCGCGGCGATCTCGAACGAACATCGCATCTAATTTTGAATGATTTTCGGACGGGGGTTTTAGGGAGCATTCCATTAGAATTACCACCCAAATCTAATTCATAA
- a CDS encoding CRR6 family NdhI maturation factor, whose amino-acid sequence MTTVSISQSAILNLDLSPIATDLDRWLVDKNPTQFNLDIKLAIDYPLEPQDPRELSEIPEVRLWFIRVDACYPQLPLILDWQAGELARYVAMLVPHQFSRKDGIQYNPEALEIWVMHRVFLLTAWLDAQQIKDRSRLKFMTQMLGYELDDGLFDLLK is encoded by the coding sequence ATGACAACTGTTAGTATTAGCCAGAGCGCAATTCTGAATCTAGATCTATCGCCGATCGCAACCGATCTCGATCGTTGGTTGGTGGATAAAAATCCCACCCAATTCAATCTAGATATAAAACTAGCAATCGACTATCCATTAGAACCGCAAGATCCACGCGAACTCTCCGAAATTCCGGAAGTGAGATTGTGGTTTATCCGGGTGGATGCCTGTTATCCACAGCTACCGCTAATCCTCGATTGGCAAGCCGGAGAACTCGCTCGATATGTAGCAATGCTCGTGCCCCATCAATTCAGCCGCAAGGACGGAATCCAGTACAATCCTGAAGCTCTAGAAATTTGGGTCATGCATCGAGTATTTTTATTAACAGCTTGGCTAGACGCGCAACAAATAAAAGATCGATCGCGCCTCAAATTCATGACTCAAATGCTAGGCTATGAACTTGATGATGGTTTGTTTGACTTATTGAAGTAA
- a CDS encoding glycosyltransferase family 4 protein, which translates to MHIAWLGKKTPFCGNVTYSREITTALTNRGHKVSFMHFADTKADGDEVPLPFLYKSQVFTIPTIRAKRILERSLRRRKPDIVHASLSLSPLDFLLPEICQELDLPLISTFHTPYDGKRRNVTSTTQLLAYQLYAPFLAKYDRTIIFCEEQQDLLVKLGVARDRIIVIPNGVDEQKYTPGASNIKAEFQASQIYVYQGRISTEKNVESLLKAWKYCNMGNYGCKLLLVGDGPLKPNLEPFYNVEHGVIWLGAIRDDARRIEILRGADVFILPSLVEGLSLSLLEAMSCGLACVATDAGADASVIAGDAGVVINTQGVSGQLRTLLPVLREHAAWREMLGKSARQRVLDCYTLKGNIDRIEHLYSETLAPIRAVS; encoded by the coding sequence ATGCATATTGCGTGGCTGGGAAAGAAAACGCCTTTTTGTGGCAATGTTACCTATAGTCGAGAAATTACCACTGCCTTAACTAATCGCGGGCACAAAGTCAGTTTCATGCATTTTGCAGATACTAAAGCCGATGGTGATGAGGTGCCATTGCCATTTTTGTATAAATCTCAAGTATTTACAATTCCCACAATTAGAGCCAAACGCATTCTCGAAAGGTCGCTCCGCCGTCGCAAACCAGACATCGTTCATGCTTCTTTGAGTTTGTCACCGCTAGATTTTTTGCTTCCAGAAATTTGCCAAGAGCTAGATCTACCACTGATTTCGACATTTCATACTCCCTACGATGGCAAACGTCGCAATGTCACTTCAACTACTCAATTATTAGCATATCAACTCTATGCACCATTTTTAGCTAAGTACGATCGCACGATTATCTTCTGTGAAGAGCAGCAAGATTTATTAGTCAAACTCGGCGTAGCACGCGATCGCATCATCGTCATTCCCAATGGTGTAGACGAGCAAAAATATACGCCTGGGGCGAGCAATATTAAGGCGGAGTTTCAAGCCAGCCAAATCTACGTGTATCAGGGACGAATCTCTACCGAAAAGAATGTTGAATCTCTGCTCAAGGCTTGGAAATATTGCAACATGGGTAACTATGGGTGCAAACTTTTATTAGTCGGCGATGGCCCTCTCAAACCCAATCTCGAACCATTTTATAATGTCGAACATGGAGTAATTTGGCTGGGTGCAATTCGCGATGATGCGCGGCGGATCGAAATTTTACGCGGTGCGGATGTGTTTATTCTACCTTCGCTGGTTGAAGGTTTATCCCTATCGCTCTTAGAAGCCATGTCTTGCGGACTTGCCTGTGTGGCTACCGATGCTGGTGCCGATGCTTCGGTCATTGCGGGCGATGCTGGAGTGGTCATCAATACTCAAGGCGTTTCCGGTCAACTCCGCACCTTGCTTCCCGTGCTGCGGGAACACGCAGCATGGCGCGAGATGCTGGGCAAATCTGCCCGTCAGCGCGTCTTAGACTGCTATACCCTCAAAGGTAATATCGATCGCATCGAGCACCTCTACAGCGAGACATTAGCACCGATTAGGGCAGTTAGTTAA
- a CDS encoding Nif11-like leader peptide family natural product precursor, which translates to MANDTVAQFQTAIQQDSSLKEQLTAVAEDFEAASKIAQEHGYDLSADDIRKALTQESNEDLAQAVNPGVEPRQQLT; encoded by the coding sequence ATGGCTAACGACACAGTAGCTCAATTCCAAACTGCCATCCAACAAGATTCGAGCTTGAAGGAGCAATTAACTGCCGTAGCAGAAGATTTTGAAGCGGCAAGCAAAATCGCCCAAGAACACGGCTATGACTTGAGTGCTGACGATATCCGCAAGGCATTAACCCAAGAGTCAAATGAAGACTTGGCTCAAGCCGTCAATCCTGGTGTCGAACCCAGACAACAGTTGACTTAA
- a CDS encoding RNA-guided endonuclease InsQ/TnpB family protein yields the protein MYQAYKFRLYPTAEQQQYFAGAFGCSRWFWNYSLNLCQETYKATGKGLSRGAIQGLLPQLKIEYPWLKKGAYSQSLQVVALNLSVAYQNFFEKKAGFPSFKSKHGRQSVSYPQNVKVGDKSIKLPIIGEVNCKIHRTFDGTVKTVTVSKNPDGKYFVSILVDDGIPSVDTNTDGKAIGVDVGLIDFCVTSDGSKYKNPRHLKKHSKNLKRKQQKLSRKQKGSSTRHKARRLVAKVHSKIKRVREDFLHKLSRKIVDENQVIAVEDLNVKGMVRNHCLAKAISDAGWGMLGTMLKYKAEKDGKTYIEVDRFFPSSKTCNNCLYKVSEMPLDVRHWDCPKCKSRNDRDVNAAKNIRDEALRFLALGTSAAASGGDVSRGGKISVLSDAVPREAGSPLSTR from the coding sequence ATGTACCAAGCTTACAAATTCCGACTATACCCAACAGCCGAACAGCAGCAATATTTTGCTGGTGCTTTTGGTTGTTCGCGTTGGTTCTGGAATTACAGCCTAAATCTTTGTCAGGAAACATACAAGGCTACTGGTAAGGGGCTAAGTCGAGGTGCGATCCAAGGTCTGTTGCCTCAGCTAAAGATAGAATATCCTTGGCTAAAGAAAGGTGCTTACTCGCAGTCTTTGCAAGTTGTAGCTCTAAACCTATCTGTTGCTTATCAAAACTTCTTTGAGAAAAAAGCTGGTTTTCCTAGCTTCAAATCAAAGCATGGACGGCAATCTGTCAGTTATCCTCAGAATGTCAAAGTCGGCGACAAGTCTATCAAGCTACCTATCATTGGTGAAGTGAATTGTAAAATTCATCGTACTTTTGATGGCACGGTAAAGACTGTCACCGTATCTAAAAACCCAGATGGAAAATATTTTGTTTCTATCTTGGTTGATGACGGCATTCCCAGTGTAGATACTAATACAGACGGCAAGGCAATTGGTGTAGATGTAGGCTTGATTGACTTCTGTGTAACTAGTGATGGCAGTAAGTATAAAAACCCTCGTCACCTCAAGAAACATAGTAAAAATCTCAAGCGCAAACAGCAAAAACTCAGTCGTAAACAGAAGGGGAGTAGCACCAGACATAAAGCCAGAAGATTAGTGGCAAAAGTCCACTCTAAAATCAAGCGCGTTCGTGAAGATTTTCTGCACAAACTATCCCGCAAGATAGTAGACGAAAACCAAGTTATTGCAGTAGAAGATCTAAATGTCAAAGGTATGGTACGCAACCACTGTCTAGCCAAAGCAATTAGCGATGCTGGGTGGGGGATGCTCGGAACAATGCTCAAGTACAAAGCCGAGAAAGATGGGAAAACCTATATTGAGGTTGACCGATTTTTCCCTAGCTCTAAGACTTGCAATAATTGTCTGTACAAAGTATCTGAGATGCCATTGGATGTTCGTCATTGGGATTGCCCTAAATGTAAATCTCGAAACGATCGCGACGTAAATGCGGCAAAAAACATCAGAGATGAAGCCTTGCGGTTTTTGGCATTAGGAACTAGTGCTGCTGCCAGTGGAGGGGATGTAAGTCGTGGTGGCAAGATTTCGGTCTTGTCGGACGCTGTTCCCCGCGAAGCTGGAAGCCCGCTCTCTACCCGATAG
- a CDS encoding alcohol dehydrogenase catalytic domain-containing protein, producing the protein MKAQVFRGVNQLSYEEIPVPDIAADEVLVKVKVVGLCQSDIKKILYPLYTPPRIFGHETAGVISQVGADVRDWQVGQRVVVMHHIPCMHCSYCLHENYSMCDVYKNVTTTAGFAPSGGGFAEYVKVPGHIVRNGGLIPIPDAVTDEQASFVEPTNCCLKAVKKANIQAGDTVLITGAGPIGLMFIMLVKHFGAKAISTDLIPARVAKALAVGAEAAFDARDPDLTTKIHALTGGMGVDTSILAVPSDKAFFQALDCTRKGGKILFFAEFPDELEIPINPNVLYRREIDLMGSYSSSFRVQALSADLVFNHRIDVDALISDRYHLKDLDKAVAQATKPTAETYKILLYND; encoded by the coding sequence ATGAAGGCACAAGTATTTCGTGGAGTCAATCAACTCAGCTACGAAGAGATTCCAGTCCCTGACATCGCCGCAGATGAAGTACTTGTCAAAGTTAAAGTAGTCGGCTTGTGCCAATCGGATATCAAAAAAATTCTCTATCCACTCTATACACCACCCCGTATCTTCGGACACGAAACGGCAGGAGTCATCAGTCAAGTAGGTGCGGATGTGCGTGATTGGCAAGTCGGACAGCGAGTGGTAGTGATGCATCATATACCTTGTATGCACTGTAGCTACTGCCTCCATGAAAACTATTCCATGTGCGATGTCTACAAAAATGTCACCACCACGGCGGGATTTGCGCCCAGCGGTGGCGGCTTTGCTGAGTACGTCAAAGTACCGGGACATATCGTTCGCAACGGCGGTTTAATTCCGATTCCCGATGCCGTTACCGACGAGCAAGCCAGTTTTGTCGAGCCGACAAATTGCTGTCTCAAGGCTGTCAAAAAAGCGAATATTCAAGCTGGCGATACAGTTTTAATTACTGGTGCTGGCCCGATCGGGTTAATGTTTATTATGCTAGTCAAGCATTTTGGAGCCAAAGCAATCTCGACTGACTTAATACCCGCCAGAGTGGCGAAGGCTCTAGCTGTCGGTGCCGAAGCTGCCTTCGACGCACGCGATCCCGATCTCACTACCAAAATTCATGCCTTAACTGGGGGCATGGGTGTCGATACTTCAATCCTGGCAGTACCTAGCGACAAAGCCTTTTTCCAAGCCTTAGACTGCACTCGTAAAGGTGGCAAAATCTTGTTTTTTGCTGAGTTTCCCGATGAGTTAGAAATTCCGATTAATCCCAATGTCTTGTATCGACGGGAGATCGATTTGATGGGTAGTTATAGTTCTTCGTTTCGAGTGCAGGCATTATCAGCAGATTTGGTATTCAATCATCGCATTGATGTGGATGCTTTAATTAGCGATCGATATCATCTTAAAGATCTCGATAAAGCAGTAGCTCAGGCAACAAAACCGACAGCAGAAACTTATAAAATATTACTGTACAACGATTAA
- a CDS encoding fatty acid desaturase produces MQHERKLPQLTGVMVASTIVALWIGSLAIVFALDVPALLPLEIVPIILARTFIQTGLFIVAHDAIHGSILPGYRRVNYWIGQFSLALYALLPYQKLAHHHWQHHLQPGRVGDPDFHDGVRDSFGAWYLKFMQEYLDFRQKVVLFFGMKVIFFTLFLGFHVPIANLFLFWVFPLVLSSVQLFLFGTYLPHRSQGRATPTSQHQNSHNAVSSNLPIVWSFLTCYHFGYHWEHHEYPSLPWYCLPSVRQHQPRFGKAEATPTTIARSGYLTNIIQSELQRAIVRG; encoded by the coding sequence GTGCAGCACGAGCGTAAATTACCGCAATTGACTGGAGTTATGGTAGCCAGCACGATCGTCGCGCTCTGGATCGGAAGTCTCGCAATTGTCTTTGCGCTCGATGTCCCTGCACTATTACCGTTGGAGATCGTACCAATTATTTTAGCCCGAACATTTATCCAGACTGGGCTATTTATTGTCGCTCACGATGCCATTCATGGCTCGATCTTACCAGGATATCGCCGCGTCAATTATTGGATCGGCCAATTTTCACTTGCCCTATACGCACTCCTACCTTATCAAAAACTCGCACATCACCACTGGCAACACCATCTCCAACCGGGTCGAGTCGGAGACCCCGATTTCCACGACGGCGTTCGCGACAGCTTTGGTGCTTGGTATCTCAAGTTCATGCAAGAATATTTGGATTTTAGACAAAAAGTCGTCCTATTTTTTGGCATGAAGGTTATCTTCTTTACCCTATTTTTGGGCTTTCATGTACCGATTGCCAACCTGTTTTTGTTTTGGGTATTCCCGCTCGTCTTGAGTTCTGTCCAGCTCTTCTTGTTTGGGACTTATTTACCCCATCGATCGCAGGGTAGAGCAACACCTACCAGCCAGCATCAGAATTCTCATAATGCTGTCAGTAGCAATTTACCGATCGTCTGGTCATTTTTGACCTGCTATCACTTCGGCTATCACTGGGAGCATCATGAATATCCCTCGCTACCTTGGTATTGTCTCCCTTCCGTGCGACAGCATCAGCCGCGATTTGGCAAAGCCGAGGCTACGCCAACGACAATTGCCCGCAGCGGCTACTTGACAAATATCATTCAATCCGAGCTTCAGCGCGCGATCGTTAGGGGATAG